The Fimbriimonas ginsengisoli Gsoil 348 genome window below encodes:
- the tsaB gene encoding tRNA (adenosine(37)-N6)-threonylcarbamoyltransferase complex dimerization subunit type 1 TsaB has product MIVAFSTSSPLASVAAFAPSGDVLWQGERPALHQASGVCLDLLSEMRRELGFGPERADAFAADLGPGSFTGVRVGVILAKTFAFIYGRPVMGADAFDLIDPQGIVVLPSKRGEFFVRRPGEAPVRTADLPAEPFLGFGPGLNHEVFPLAARFGPLLTRLPREDAVLFAPKYLIEPSISIPKVPYGLRPGGSNG; this is encoded by the coding sequence GTGATCGTCGCGTTCAGCACGTCCAGCCCCCTTGCCAGCGTAGCCGCGTTCGCCCCCTCGGGCGACGTGCTGTGGCAAGGGGAACGTCCGGCTCTCCATCAAGCAAGCGGCGTCTGCCTCGATCTGCTCTCCGAAATGCGTCGCGAGCTCGGATTCGGCCCCGAGCGCGCCGACGCCTTTGCCGCCGACTTGGGTCCCGGGAGCTTCACCGGCGTCCGCGTTGGGGTAATCCTCGCCAAAACCTTCGCCTTCATCTATGGGCGCCCGGTAATGGGAGCCGACGCCTTCGATCTCATCGATCCGCAGGGGATCGTGGTGCTTCCAAGCAAACGCGGCGAGTTCTTCGTTCGCCGGCCCGGCGAGGCGCCAGTTAGGACGGCCGATTTGCCAGCGGAGCCGTTCCTTGGTTTCGGGCCAGGGCTTAACCACGAAGTGTTCCCCCTGGCCGCGCGCTTTGGCCCGCTCTTGACCCGGTTGCCGCGGGAGGACGCCGTCCTTTTCGCGCCCAAGTATCTGATCGAGCCGAGTATCTCCATCCCGAAAGTTCCCTACGGGCTTCGTCCGGGAGGTTCCAATGGCTAA
- a CDS encoding phosphatase PAP2 family protein — protein MADLNRQLFHAINGWPESLAPTMRFFSEATSLLWVKLVLGALVIALIAKPGRTRRAGAQALLGFLIANGFTDLFKHGLPMHRPFQEIAGTDMVLRGGWSASAGTASAHSANMAVVAFVFVYHLGWWGFPWVLVALITGLSRVYNGVHYPYQVLLGWTCGVVAGLLVTKGWELIQRKRGSVLEVEDGQKEEAARKLDHEIEPA, from the coding sequence ATGGCCGACCTGAACCGCCAGCTATTCCACGCCATCAACGGCTGGCCGGAGTCGCTCGCGCCCACCATGCGGTTCTTCAGCGAGGCCACGAGCCTGCTCTGGGTCAAACTCGTCCTGGGCGCGTTGGTGATCGCGCTCATCGCAAAGCCCGGTAGAACCAGGCGGGCGGGCGCGCAAGCTCTCCTCGGGTTCCTCATCGCTAACGGGTTCACCGATCTTTTCAAGCACGGCCTGCCGATGCACCGCCCATTTCAGGAGATCGCCGGCACGGATATGGTTCTCCGGGGAGGTTGGTCGGCCAGCGCCGGCACCGCCTCCGCGCACAGCGCGAATATGGCGGTAGTCGCCTTCGTCTTCGTCTACCACCTCGGTTGGTGGGGCTTCCCCTGGGTTTTGGTGGCGCTGATTACCGGCCTGTCACGGGTCTATAACGGCGTTCACTACCCATACCAGGTGCTATTGGGCTGGACTTGCGGGGTCGTAGCAGGATTATTGGTCACAAAGGGCTGGGAGTTAATCCAAAGGAAACGCGGTTCCGTATTAGAAGTGGAAGACGGCCAGAAAGAAGAAGCTGCCCGTAAGCTCGACCATGAAATCGAACCCGCTTAA
- a CDS encoding ribbon-helix-helix domain-containing protein, with translation MQVHLSEEIERFVRDQAATGKFADESAIVEAALRQMRDRARKMAEVQRAMLEVDLMDPVAPRG, from the coding sequence ATGCAGGTCCATCTCTCGGAGGAGATTGAGCGGTTCGTTCGGGACCAGGCCGCTACCGGCAAATTCGCGGACGAGTCAGCGATCGTCGAGGCAGCGCTTCGCCAAATGCGTGATCGCGCCCGCAAGATGGCGGAGGTCCAGCGAGCCATGCTCGAGGTGGATCTTATGGACCCGGTCGCCCCGAGAGGATGA
- a CDS encoding M50 family metallopeptidase has protein sequence MKSNPLKPHQVAIIAATLTSLVLWAVPGLHLLMLPLQYLNTHFHELSHALVATATGGHVSTINVYADGSGVTNISGGNWFLAASAGYIGAAIIGAIIMQVGRNEKSAKVTLRALAVVLAFVMILWVRGDLAGILSGFAWVAALFYASSYAKGPTILFVAQFIGIQQCLNAVHSLYELLQISALTERVSDAKILENQTHIPAMAWAVLWCLFSLALVTLGLRRAWSTAASPPSRPAESR, from the coding sequence ATGAAATCGAACCCGCTTAAGCCGCACCAAGTAGCGATCATCGCCGCGACCCTCACGTCTCTCGTGCTCTGGGCGGTGCCGGGGCTGCATCTTCTGATGCTCCCTCTCCAGTATCTAAACACGCATTTCCATGAGCTGTCGCACGCCCTCGTGGCCACCGCTACCGGCGGACACGTATCGACGATCAACGTGTACGCCGACGGCAGCGGGGTGACGAATATCAGCGGCGGCAACTGGTTTCTCGCCGCGTCCGCCGGCTACATCGGAGCCGCGATTATCGGCGCCATCATCATGCAGGTGGGCCGGAACGAGAAATCGGCAAAGGTGACGTTGCGCGCTCTCGCCGTCGTTTTGGCGTTCGTCATGATCCTTTGGGTACGCGGCGATCTGGCGGGAATTCTTTCTGGCTTCGCCTGGGTGGCGGCGCTGTTCTATGCTTCCAGCTACGCCAAGGGCCCTACGATTCTTTTCGTCGCGCAGTTTATCGGTATCCAGCAGTGCCTGAATGCCGTGCATTCTCTGTACGAGCTGCTACAGATCAGCGCCCTTACCGAGCGGGTAAGCGATGCCAAAATCCTGGAGAATCAGACCCACATCCCCGCGATGGCGTGGGCCGTTCTCTGGTGCCTCTTTAGTTTGGCGCTCGTGACGCTGGGTCTTCGTCGGGCTTGGTCGACGGCGGCTTCGCCTCCGTCCCGTCCGGCCGAATCACGCTGA
- a CDS encoding N-acetylmuramoyl-L-alanine amidase has translation MKRSPIALLPWMVLATAAYGQTRSADVLYTHFDDIPTHALRVGDEAFVAVDDVSRWGWKTTAWADMVDVKAEDKKVSVPFRVFNGRQMFPLRAAVKKLGGESEWVGNTDTLWVYGKLSSISVKEGKLHIESSIRFHPRTTMLLNPSRLVLDLEGVRLDPKTVLDLDPTARVVQYKPNVARLIVETSDFVDLDKLNGPETADLELEYATPKKTPPAEPSQEGSPATDVKTQPPATPPVIKPAGILDVQVDSETGSELKLRFAVQPLGEPVFRKPSPTSLEVVLPGIAVTLPADFKVASSSITSISVRSAPEGTIVTLGLARAMGAQIYFNAEGVFLQLSKPNVGDGRLAGKLIVVDPGHGGHDNGANSGGVFEKNLNLSIGKLIAAELAKAGATVIMTRKTDVFIPLNTRAQIAEQNHADLFISNHINSTGGSGSQSGGITFHHLGRPVSRLLGECIQAELAKVGGIPNLGTWSDGKIYRSGFAVLRQTNMPGVLLELGFINHPRDRKRLVSEEFQRGVAAAVVRGIKVFLGDAKKND, from the coding sequence ATGAAGCGCTCTCCGATCGCCCTGCTGCCATGGATGGTATTAGCAACGGCGGCCTACGGTCAGACCCGTTCCGCCGACGTTCTGTACACCCATTTCGACGACATCCCGACTCATGCCCTTCGAGTCGGCGATGAGGCGTTCGTGGCGGTCGACGACGTCAGCCGCTGGGGTTGGAAGACGACCGCGTGGGCGGATATGGTCGACGTCAAGGCCGAAGACAAGAAAGTCTCGGTTCCGTTTCGCGTCTTCAACGGCCGCCAGATGTTCCCTTTACGCGCAGCGGTTAAGAAACTCGGCGGCGAGAGCGAATGGGTGGGCAATACCGACACGCTTTGGGTTTACGGGAAACTGAGCTCCATCAGCGTGAAAGAAGGGAAGCTTCATATCGAATCTTCGATCCGCTTTCATCCCCGGACCACCATGCTTCTGAATCCTTCGCGCTTGGTCTTGGACCTCGAAGGGGTTCGGCTCGACCCGAAGACGGTGCTCGACTTGGATCCGACGGCGCGGGTAGTGCAGTACAAGCCGAACGTGGCCCGGCTTATCGTCGAGACGTCGGATTTCGTCGACCTCGACAAACTGAACGGCCCGGAGACGGCGGACCTGGAGCTCGAGTATGCGACGCCTAAGAAGACGCCTCCCGCGGAGCCGTCTCAAGAGGGCTCGCCGGCGACCGACGTGAAGACGCAGCCGCCCGCGACGCCACCCGTCATCAAACCGGCGGGAATCCTCGACGTACAAGTCGACTCGGAAACCGGCAGCGAACTTAAACTGCGGTTCGCGGTTCAGCCGCTCGGCGAGCCGGTGTTCCGCAAGCCGAGTCCCACTTCGCTTGAGGTCGTCTTGCCCGGCATCGCCGTGACGCTCCCGGCCGACTTCAAGGTTGCTAGTTCCAGCATCACCTCCATCTCGGTTCGTTCAGCCCCCGAAGGAACGATCGTGACCCTTGGGTTGGCCCGCGCGATGGGTGCTCAGATTTACTTCAACGCGGAAGGGGTGTTCCTGCAGTTGTCGAAGCCGAACGTAGGAGATGGACGGCTGGCAGGCAAGCTGATCGTGGTGGATCCCGGACACGGGGGACACGATAACGGGGCCAATTCGGGGGGCGTGTTCGAGAAAAATCTCAACCTTTCGATCGGCAAGCTGATCGCGGCGGAGTTGGCGAAGGCCGGCGCCACCGTCATCATGACCCGGAAAACGGACGTCTTCATCCCGCTCAACACGCGAGCTCAGATCGCGGAACAGAACCACGCGGACCTGTTTATCTCTAACCACATCAACTCTACCGGCGGTTCGGGCAGCCAATCGGGCGGGATCACTTTCCACCACCTCGGCCGGCCCGTCTCTCGCCTCCTCGGCGAGTGCATTCAGGCGGAGCTTGCCAAGGTCGGTGGGATTCCGAACCTTGGCACCTGGAGCGACGGAAAGATCTACCGCAGCGGATTCGCGGTGCTACGCCAGACGAACATGCCGGGCGTGCTTCTGGAGCTGGGTTTCATCAACCATCCGCGCGATCGGAAGCGGCTCGTTTCGGAAGAATTTCAACGCGGCGTCGCAGCCGCCGTAGTACGTGGTATCAAGGTGTTTCTAGGCGATGCCAAAAAGAACGACTAA
- a CDS encoding glycerate kinase type-2 family protein, producing the protein MTVRATPRSSAGQLAVEIYGDVLEQVRADRLVRASLQYEAGLLMIQGHPYDLSEFRRVQIVAVGKAAAPMAREAADLLGSRLDGGLVVTKPGYGEPVSGLELLEAGHPVPDEGSLVSGRRILELAEQCGPDDFVLFLLSGGASALMEAPNGSVTLEDLRATNERLLASGADIAQLNAIRSRVSRIKAGGLAHAFRKAKVVALVLSDVIGNHLATIGSGPLVSPNRMGPFPYALLDQMPETVRAEVLTRDLVTFEVPRVDHYVIGSLSVAVHAAADAARARGLDPLPYGDPMQGEAREMARRIVALAKRHVEARPGDRFCLIFGGETTVTVRGSGIGGRCQEMVVAAAPAVAKLADTAFLAAGTDGADGPTEAAGGLVETDSLRLAKEVGNDQRKALVNNDSFRYLLQCDGLLFTGPTGSNVNDLCLVVHAPTDRT; encoded by the coding sequence ATGACCGTTCGTGCCACTCCTCGGAGCTCCGCCGGGCAGCTTGCCGTAGAGATTTACGGCGATGTGCTCGAGCAGGTTCGCGCCGATCGATTGGTGCGTGCTTCGCTCCAGTACGAAGCCGGTCTCCTGATGATCCAGGGGCACCCGTACGATCTATCGGAATTTCGTCGCGTACAGATCGTTGCGGTGGGCAAGGCGGCCGCGCCGATGGCGCGGGAAGCGGCGGACCTTCTTGGCTCCCGTCTAGATGGCGGCTTGGTAGTCACCAAACCAGGGTACGGAGAGCCGGTTAGTGGGCTCGAATTGTTGGAAGCGGGGCATCCGGTGCCTGATGAGGGGTCGCTGGTGTCCGGGCGGCGCATTCTGGAGCTCGCCGAACAGTGTGGCCCCGACGATTTCGTGCTCTTCCTACTTTCCGGCGGCGCTTCGGCGCTGATGGAGGCGCCGAACGGTTCGGTTACGCTGGAGGATCTGCGGGCCACCAATGAGCGGCTGTTGGCTTCGGGGGCGGATATCGCGCAGCTCAACGCGATTAGGTCGCGCGTCTCACGCATCAAGGCCGGGGGGCTGGCTCACGCTTTCCGCAAGGCGAAGGTGGTAGCCCTGGTGCTCTCGGACGTGATCGGAAACCACCTCGCAACGATCGGCTCGGGCCCTCTCGTCTCGCCAAATCGCATGGGGCCGTTTCCGTATGCGTTGCTGGACCAGATGCCGGAGACGGTTCGTGCCGAGGTCCTCACCCGGGATCTCGTCACATTCGAGGTTCCGCGAGTCGACCATTACGTGATTGGAAGCTTGTCGGTCGCCGTCCATGCGGCGGCCGACGCGGCAAGGGCGCGCGGGCTCGATCCGCTTCCTTACGGCGATCCGATGCAAGGAGAGGCGCGCGAGATGGCTCGACGGATCGTGGCGCTGGCAAAGCGGCATGTGGAGGCTCGGCCGGGCGATCGCTTTTGCCTCATTTTCGGGGGCGAGACCACCGTTACCGTTCGAGGGAGCGGAATCGGCGGCAGGTGTCAGGAAATGGTGGTGGCGGCGGCTCCCGCGGTGGCGAAGCTGGCGGACACCGCGTTTCTCGCTGCGGGTACCGACGGGGCCGACGGCCCAACCGAGGCGGCAGGCGGTCTCGTGGAGACGGACTCGCTTCGGCTTGCCAAAGAGGTCGGCAACGACCAGCGTAAGGCGCTGGTCAACAACGATAGTTTTCGTTACCTGCTCCAGTGTGACGGTCTGCTCTTTACCGGTCCGACCGGGTCGAACGTGAACGACCTTTGCCTTGTGGTTCACGCGCCCACTGATAGGACCTAG
- a CDS encoding BMP family lipoprotein, which produces MKIGHIGILATALFLFGCGDTGSKTQDTTTGGTTGATTSAGEKLKVGVVFDSGGRGDKSFNDSAYAGIERSQKELGIEESHIDTKNAKDYETNLGALADQGCKLIFAVGITQADALKAVAPKYPDVKFALIDGDVKADNVRCLTFAEEQGSFLAGYAAGLATKTNKLGFVGGMKFPLIKKFEVGYIAGAKTANPQVEVLPARYTNSWDDVGLGKAAAKVLFDGGADIVYHAAGRCGLGVLGAAKDADKLAIGVDGNQDDVQPGHVLTSMIKRVDTAVYDTVKEVEAGKFTPGAKRYDLAAGGVGLTDFKYTKARIGEANLKKIDQVSKMIVNGEIKVPATEEELATFKPPTIK; this is translated from the coding sequence TTGAAGATCGGACATATCGGCATTCTGGCGACGGCACTATTCCTTTTCGGCTGCGGCGACACCGGCAGCAAGACTCAAGACACGACCACCGGCGGTACCACGGGCGCCACTACATCGGCGGGTGAGAAGCTCAAGGTCGGCGTAGTCTTCGACAGCGGCGGACGAGGCGACAAGTCGTTTAACGACAGCGCCTACGCCGGCATCGAACGCTCTCAGAAAGAGCTCGGGATCGAAGAGAGCCATATCGACACGAAGAACGCCAAGGATTACGAGACGAATCTTGGAGCCCTCGCCGATCAAGGTTGCAAGCTGATCTTTGCGGTTGGCATCACCCAGGCCGACGCCCTCAAGGCCGTCGCTCCGAAGTACCCGGATGTGAAGTTCGCACTGATCGACGGCGACGTCAAAGCCGACAACGTCCGCTGCCTAACTTTTGCCGAAGAGCAGGGAAGCTTCCTCGCCGGCTACGCGGCCGGACTGGCCACCAAAACGAACAAGCTCGGCTTTGTCGGTGGAATGAAGTTCCCGCTCATCAAGAAATTCGAAGTCGGATACATCGCGGGCGCCAAGACCGCCAACCCGCAGGTCGAAGTGTTGCCTGCCCGATACACGAATAGCTGGGACGACGTCGGACTTGGCAAAGCCGCCGCCAAGGTCCTGTTCGATGGCGGCGCCGACATCGTTTACCACGCCGCCGGCCGATGCGGACTAGGCGTTCTCGGCGCTGCCAAAGATGCCGATAAGCTCGCCATCGGCGTCGACGGAAACCAGGACGACGTCCAGCCGGGCCACGTCCTCACCTCGATGATCAAACGTGTCGACACCGCCGTTTACGACACGGTGAAAGAAGTCGAAGCCGGCAAGTTCACCCCCGGCGCCAAGCGCTACGATCTCGCCGCCGGCGGCGTCGGCCTCACCGACTTCAAATACACCAAAGCCCGAATCGGCGAAGCCAACCTCAAAAAGATCGACCAAGTCTCCAAGATGATCGTAAACGGCGAAATCAAAGTCCCCGCCACCGAGGAAGAGCTGGCGACGTTCAAGCCCCCAACGATCAAGTAG
- a CDS encoding diacylglycerol/lipid kinase family protein: MRRWAVLLNERSGGADEHVRPAIEAAMRSGGSDWFPVEVGEGESASEKICSLDRDSFDGLIVAGGDGTVMEAVNGLMRYRIDVPLAIVPTGTANFVARALDVPQDASEALAIAMAGSIRRIDIGQCGTRFFALGVGLGLAERFVTATEEGEKRRLGPWAYLLTLIREVRTPNAVFVLERPDGTKEQLEGVAMVVANAAGLGNGHAISREVLPDDGLLDVVILHRLSSIDACRLAIRALGGNLTRDRVVTHRQGREFTLHSRPKVPIQIDGDDVPQTLPLRVTIHPLSLSVFVRPKFT; the protein is encoded by the coding sequence GTGAGGCGATGGGCGGTTTTGTTGAACGAGAGGTCGGGAGGCGCGGACGAGCACGTGCGCCCGGCCATCGAGGCGGCGATGCGATCGGGTGGGTCTGACTGGTTTCCGGTCGAGGTTGGCGAGGGTGAGAGCGCGTCCGAAAAGATTTGTTCGCTTGACCGAGACTCGTTCGACGGCTTGATAGTGGCTGGCGGGGATGGCACCGTGATGGAGGCAGTCAACGGTCTCATGCGGTACCGGATCGATGTTCCGCTTGCCATCGTTCCGACCGGTACGGCGAACTTTGTGGCGCGGGCGCTCGATGTTCCTCAGGACGCTTCCGAGGCGCTCGCAATCGCGATGGCGGGGTCGATAAGACGGATCGACATCGGGCAATGCGGGACCCGCTTTTTTGCGCTGGGGGTCGGCCTCGGACTGGCCGAGCGGTTTGTGACCGCCACCGAAGAGGGAGAAAAACGGCGGCTTGGTCCCTGGGCCTATCTCCTGACGTTGATTCGCGAGGTGAGAACGCCGAACGCAGTGTTCGTCTTAGAACGTCCAGATGGTACGAAGGAACAATTGGAGGGGGTGGCGATGGTGGTGGCAAATGCCGCGGGGCTGGGCAATGGCCACGCAATCAGCCGCGAAGTGCTGCCCGACGATGGGTTGTTGGATGTTGTCATACTTCATCGGTTAAGTTCGATCGATGCTTGCCGGTTAGCAATAAGAGCGCTCGGAGGCAACCTGACCCGCGATCGTGTGGTAACTCATCGTCAGGGAAGGGAATTCACCCTCCATAGTCGACCAAAGGTGCCGATACAAATCGATGGTGACGACGTGCCTCAAACGCTTCCGCTAAGGGTGACCATTCATCCGCTGAGCTTGAGCGTCTTCGTAAGACCGAAATTCACCTAA
- the murB gene encoding UDP-N-acetylmuramate dehydrogenase, whose translation MANPAEIRLNVPLRPYTTLRAGGPAERFAIADDVEQLASLAEQAQLSQERATVLGSGSNVLPSDAGVPGLTILNLARRIRIARTGEVVADTGCGFQELFLKTAQCGLHGLEFAVGIPGTLGGALVSNAGAYRSNISEFLTSLEIVHEGKRQWVSPDWMQFSYRDSVLRRPNPPAAVVLRVSMRLPVGEPMRIYDEAREYQRQRIGKQPPSPSAGSFFKNVNDRELAESLETLPGPLKMAGVVPAGYLIEASGLKGFRMGGAMLGRRHANFVLNVGGASATEIRRLAAFTRETVYRRFQVSLEEEVLYLGDWSGYSQQ comes from the coding sequence ATGGCTAATCCGGCAGAAATCCGCCTCAATGTTCCGTTGCGCCCTTACACCACCTTGCGGGCAGGCGGTCCGGCCGAGCGGTTCGCGATCGCGGACGACGTCGAGCAGCTCGCTTCCCTGGCGGAACAGGCTCAACTCAGCCAAGAGCGGGCGACGGTCCTCGGATCGGGAAGCAACGTGCTCCCCTCCGATGCCGGCGTCCCCGGCCTCACCATTCTCAACCTCGCCCGCCGCATCCGCATCGCCAGAACCGGCGAAGTCGTTGCGGACACCGGGTGCGGATTTCAAGAGCTCTTCCTGAAGACCGCCCAATGCGGACTCCACGGGCTCGAGTTCGCCGTCGGCATCCCCGGAACCCTCGGGGGGGCCCTGGTCAGCAACGCGGGCGCCTATCGCAGCAACATCTCCGAGTTCCTGACGAGTTTGGAGATCGTCCACGAGGGGAAGCGTCAGTGGGTATCGCCGGACTGGATGCAGTTTTCCTACCGCGACAGCGTTCTGCGTCGCCCCAATCCGCCAGCCGCCGTCGTCTTGCGCGTCTCCATGCGCCTGCCGGTCGGCGAACCAATGCGCATCTACGACGAAGCGCGCGAATACCAGCGGCAGCGGATCGGCAAACAGCCTCCGTCCCCCAGCGCCGGCAGCTTCTTCAAGAACGTCAACGACCGCGAGCTCGCGGAGAGCCTGGAGACCCTGCCGGGACCGCTCAAAATGGCCGGCGTTGTCCCCGCCGGTTATTTGATCGAGGCATCGGGGCTGAAGGGATTTCGAATGGGGGGGGCGATGCTCGGGCGGCGGCACGCAAACTTCGTTCTCAACGTAGGAGGAGCGTCGGCCACCGAGATCCGCCGGCTAGCCGCCTTCACCCGCGAAACCGTGTACCGCCGATTTCAGGTCTCGCTGGAAGAAGAGGTCCTTTATCTGGGCGACTGGTCCGGGTATTCGCAACAGTAG
- a CDS encoding GerMN domain-containing protein — protein MLVAALGVIGFAAYVKMAPGASHVPEPLRRPAIESPVGNLPSSPRRHSAGPDVKVDSHTDPDLKVPAVQGNDVKLAHSAGKVPDGVKPMVFLANATLESLKIEKAKALGVEIKDRNALVDFNPELEKGYGSTEEGQLIKALQMALGQFPDIDTFQIVIDGKTIDSLGQIDLSEPISVIRPDGTEAKPPSTKPDEDPASRAPN, from the coding sequence ATGTTGGTCGCGGCTCTCGGTGTTATTGGTTTTGCCGCTTACGTGAAAATGGCCCCCGGGGCAAGTCACGTTCCGGAGCCGTTGCGGCGTCCGGCGATCGAGTCGCCCGTCGGCAACCTGCCTTCGTCGCCTCGTCGTCACAGCGCCGGTCCGGATGTGAAGGTGGATTCCCATACGGATCCGGACCTCAAGGTTCCGGCCGTTCAGGGAAACGACGTCAAGCTCGCCCACTCGGCTGGAAAGGTGCCGGACGGGGTCAAGCCGATGGTGTTTCTGGCCAACGCAACCTTGGAGTCTCTGAAGATTGAGAAGGCGAAGGCGTTGGGGGTCGAGATTAAAGATCGGAATGCGCTCGTCGACTTCAACCCCGAGCTTGAGAAGGGATATGGAAGCACGGAAGAGGGGCAGCTCATCAAAGCGCTTCAGATGGCGCTCGGGCAGTTCCCGGACATCGACACGTTCCAGATCGTGATCGACGGGAAGACGATCGACTCCCTGGGTCAGATCGATCTTTCGGAGCCGATCAGCGTGATTCGGCCGGACGGGACGGAGGCGAAGCCGCCGTCGACCAAGCCCGACGAAGACCCAGCGTCACGAGCGCCAAACTAA